A region of the Bryobacteraceae bacterium genome:
CCGGGTCAACCCAGATCCGTTGCACAGCGCCGGCGCCCGCAGGCTGGAAAGACCGCCAGGTGCGGCCGTCATCGAAGCTGGCCAGCAGCCGGCCGGTGTCGTCGCCAAGATACAGGGCGCCCGGGACCTCGGCTGCCGCGGAGAATTTTGCCCCCAGCTCGGCGCTCCAGCGCGCCCGCAGGCGTTCCTCCCGGATCAGACCCTCTCCTGAAGCAGGGAACCAGCCCAGCCGCTGGCCTGGCAGCCATTCGAACTCCTGGAGCCGCCCTTCGCGTTCCACCGCAATACGCACGCCACGGCTGCCCGACGGCGCCGAGACGATGCGGCGGACAGCAAGAGCGGGCAGACCTTCATTCATTCCGGCCCAGGAACGGCCGCCATCGGCCGAGACCCAGACGCCGGCCGAGGTGGCGGCGGCGACCCGCTCCGGATTGGAAGGATCGACGGCGAGATCGAGCACTCGTCCGCCGAGGATGGACGCGCCGCGATAAGCGGTGAGGTTGCGCCAGCTCAAGCCCTGATCATCCGATCGCCACACATGGGCGCCGCCGGCATAACTGACCGAGCCAAGAGAACGGACCACCGCGCCGGTTTCCGGCGGCGGGACGGCACTGGCGGGACCTGGAGGAACTGGAGCCTCGGCACGCTTCCAGGAGCCGCCGTTGCGGCTCGAGAGAACGGTGCCGCCCGGCAGCCGGACCCAAAGCGTGCCGTCGGGAGAAAACCAGACGCGCTCCACCGGGCCGCTGGCGGGCGAAGAAAGTCCGGTGACCAGTGCGGTGTTTCCAATCTGCCGCCAGCCGGAGATCTGCGCGAAGGAGGTGGCGCCAGCGGCGGCCAGGAGGAGAACGGCGGCTGTGGCTCTTTGACTCACGCCTGCGTCCATTCTACCCTGAGTGAATCGACTGAGAAACGCGGGAACTTCACCCATGGCGTTGAGAAATCAGGAAAATCCGGGCCCGGACCTCTTTTTGCAAAGCACGTTTGGTGGTACATTAGAGCTTTCGAGGTCCCGATGTTGAGGACCGGCAGCCCCAGGAGTCTCTTCTGGCTGGCCGCGGCCCTGTGGGCCTTGGCCTGCGCGCCCCCGGTGTCTGCCCAGTTCTGGAACAGCACAACGAGCTCGGCGGCGGCCACGGTCATTCATGTGCAGGGCAGTGTCAGCCTCCTGCGCGACTCCTATCTCTGGGCGGTGAACGCGGGCGACCGCATCCTGCCGCAGCAGATCATCGTGACCGGGCCAGACGGCTACGCGGTATTTCGTGTGGCCGACGGCAGCACGTTTGAAGTGTTTCCGAACTCGCGGGTGACCTTCCGGGCCAACAGCGGCAACTGGCGCGACCTGGTGGACGTCTGGCTGGGGCGGATCCGGGTTCAGATCCAGAAATTCGGAGGCGCACCCAATCCGAACCGCGTGCACACGCCAACAGCGGTGATTTCGGTGCGTGGAACGGTGTTTGACGTGAGCGTCGACGCCGACGACGAGACCACGCACATCGTGGTGGAAGAGGGCGAAGTGGCGGTTGAGCACCGGCTGATGCCGCGGGACGGCGACCCGAAGATTCTGCGTGCGGGCGAGGAGCTGGTTGTTTACCGCAACAGCCCGCTGTCGGCGATGCGCCGGCTGGATCGCGGGCGCGTGCTGCAATTCATGGCGGATGTCGTCTGGCAGATTCTGGTCCGGACACCCCGGCTCCCGGGAGGCGGGGGCGGCGCCCCAGGCGGCGTCCCCGCACCACCTCCGCCGACGGGCGGCGGACTGCCGGGAGACACGGGCGCAACGCCTCCACCTCCGCCACCGCCGCCGGGGAACTGATCTTCCCCAGAGCCGCGGCAAAGGCCCGGCGCCGCAGCGCATCGCCGGCCCCGGTTGCAGGTACACTGGCTACAGAGTGTTCGCTCATCTGATGATTCTTTCCGCGGTGTTGCCGCTGGCGGCGCAGAATCCAGGGCCCGCTGCCGACGGCGGGCTATTACCAGACTGGGAACTGAAGCCCCGCGTGCAGAAGCTTGTGCAGGGGCTGGAGCGCGTGCGGCCGCTGCTTGAAAGGCTCCAGCCGGAGCGTTGGACCGCGGCAGGGGCGCCCAGGCAGTACGAGCAGCAGTACCGGGATTGCCTCCAGACGCTCGGCCATGTTCAGAACGCGGCCGCGCGACTGGCGGAGAGGCCGAACCGGCTGACGCTGGCTGTGGAGACGCTGGTCCGGCTGGAGACGTTCATCGATCTGACGACGTCGTTGAGCCAGGCCATCCGGCGGTATCAGAACCCGGCCGTGGCCGATCTGGTGGAGAGCGAACTGGCTGCCGCGAGCGACCGCGAGTGGCTCCGCCGCCATGTGCTGGAACTGTCCGCGGTGCGCGAGCGGGAGTGGGAGACTGCCGAACAGGAGGCGCAACGGTGCCGGGAACGGACCCTCAGGCAAAGCCCCCGCAAGTGACCCCGCCGGTGTTTGTCTGTAGCATCTGCGGCGAGCCCAGCACGCGGATCTGCGTGTGGTGCACGAAGGACGCCTGCGACAATCATCTCTGCACCCGCTGCCGCCGTTGCAGCGACTGCTGCGAATGCGAGCTGGTGCGCGTGTCCGCTGAACATAGGTCATGAGAATCATCTGCATTCACGCCCATCCCGATGACGCTGAGATTCTGGCCGGAGGCACGCTGGCCCTGCTGACGATGGCGGGCCACAAGGTGATCATCCTGACGATGACCTCCGGCGATTGCGGCAGCACGGAGCGCGGCCCCGAGGAGATTGCCGACATCCGCCGCCTGGAGGCGCAACGCGCGGCGGCGCTGATCGGGGCCGAGCATCACACGCTGGGGTTCAAGGATCTGAGCATCTTTGAGGATGACCCATCGAGGCGGCGCGTCACCGCGGCGCTGCGGCGGTTCCGGCCGGACATCGTGCTCACCGCCTCCCCCCGTGACTATCACTGCGACCATGAGACGACGTCGAAGCTGGTCACCGACGCCTGCTTCGGGGCGTCCGCGCCGAACTACCACACGCAGGCCTACGACCAGGCGCCGGCGTTGCCGGCCATTCCGCACCTGTACTACATGGATCCGGCCGAAGGCATCGACCGTGAAGGCAATACCGTGTCCGCGCACTTCTACATAGACGTGGGCATGGTGATGGAGCTGAAGCGGAAGATGCTGGCCGCGCATGAAAGCCAGCGAGCCTGGCTGAAGAAGCAGCACGGGATGGACGATTTCCTGGAGACGATGGAAGAATGGACACGCAGCCGCGGGCGGCTGTGCGGGGTGGAATACGCGGAAGGCTTTCGCCAGTACGCCGGGCATGCCTATCCGCGCACGCCGCGGTTGCAGGAGCTCCTGGCGCCCTATCTCCGCCAGCCGCTCGCCTGACCGGCGCCTCGATTGAGCCAGAACCAGAGCATGAAGCCCGCCACGGGGATGGCGGCTGCCAGGGCAAACGCGGCGTCCCAGGCGCGGAGATCCATGAGACGCCCGAACACCGGCATGGTGAGGGCGACGAACGCCGACCAGGAGCCGGCGCCGAGGCCGGCCAGCAGCCCGGCGTGCGATGGGGAGACAACACGCGTGGCATAGCCGAGACTGACGATCACGTTGCCACCGGCGATGAACATCGCCCAGAACAGCAGCGCGAGCAGTGCCGAGAA
Encoded here:
- a CDS encoding PIG-L domain-containing protein, producing MRIICIHAHPDDAEILAGGTLALLTMAGHKVIILTMTSGDCGSTERGPEEIADIRRLEAQRAAALIGAEHHTLGFKDLSIFEDDPSRRRVTAALRRFRPDIVLTASPRDYHCDHETTSKLVTDACFGASAPNYHTQAYDQAPALPAIPHLYYMDPAEGIDREGNTVSAHFYIDVGMVMELKRKMLAAHESQRAWLKKQHGMDDFLETMEEWTRSRGRLCGVEYAEGFRQYAGHAYPRTPRLQELLAPYLRQPLA